Proteins co-encoded in one Christiangramia fulva genomic window:
- a CDS encoding DsbA family oxidoreductase gives MEIKIWSDIRCPFCYIGKKKLEAALEKFPQRDQVEIVWKSFQLDPSLHTDPNTSTLDYFVKIKGVTKAQARQMFHGAISMAEEVGINLNIEKGILANSFRAHQLIQLAKTKGLGNEIEEALFRAHFEEARNIDDIEVLALISESIGMKGEEVREKLKSDAFAYEVKQDEMEAQNIGVRGVPFFVFDDKYAISGAQPVEAFLETLEKVWEERKPELKIFEGDSCSRDRNCN, from the coding sequence ATGGAAATAAAAATTTGGTCAGATATTAGATGTCCTTTCTGCTATATAGGAAAGAAAAAATTGGAGGCAGCACTCGAAAAATTTCCCCAACGAGATCAGGTGGAGATCGTCTGGAAAAGTTTTCAGCTTGATCCTTCCTTACACACAGATCCTAATACCAGCACTTTGGATTATTTTGTTAAGATAAAAGGGGTAACCAAAGCCCAGGCAAGGCAAATGTTCCATGGAGCCATTAGTATGGCTGAGGAAGTAGGAATAAATCTGAATATAGAAAAGGGAATTCTCGCAAATTCATTTAGGGCGCACCAACTCATTCAACTGGCAAAGACAAAAGGGTTGGGCAATGAAATCGAAGAAGCACTATTTAGAGCTCATTTTGAAGAAGCAAGGAATATTGATGATATCGAAGTTCTCGCGTTGATCAGTGAATCTATTGGGATGAAGGGCGAAGAAGTCCGAGAAAAATTGAAATCTGATGCTTTCGCTTACGAAGTGAAGCAGGATGAAATGGAAGCGCAAAATATTGGGGTGCGAGGCGTTCCTTTCTTTGTTTTCGATGATAAATATGCTATTTCCGGAGCTCAGCCTGTTGAAGCTTTTTTAGAAACGTTAGAAAAGGTTTGGGAAGAAAGAAAACCTGAATTAAAAATTTTTGAAGGTGATTCCTGTTCAAGGGATAGAAACTGTAATTAA